Part of the Cereibacter sphaeroides 2.4.1 genome, GCTCGAGGCGGCGGGGATCGGCTACGAGATCGTGCCGGGCGTGCCCTCGGCCTGTGCCGCCGCGGCGGCGGCGGGCATTCCCCTCACTCGCAGGCTCACGGCGCGGCGGGTGCAGTTCCTGACCGGGGCCGACGTGACCGGCGGCCTGCCGCAGCAGAACCTCGCGGCGCTGGCCGATCCGGCGGCCACGACGGTGGTCTTCATGGGCAAGCGTACCTTCCCGACACTGGCCGCGGCGCTGTTCGCGGCGGGACTGCCCGAGACCACACCCGCGCTGCTGGCCGAAGGCGTCTCGACGCCCGCGCAACGGATCTGGCGCGGCACGCTCGGGACACTCGTGGAGGAGGTGGCGCGGGCCGGCGAGGCGCCGGCGCTGATCCTCTACGGGCCGCTCGCGGACGCGGAGGAAGAGCGATGATCGGCACGGCAAAGCGCCCTGCATTTCGCGAAGCGCGAACGGCATGTCCCTTGAAGGGCGCATCCGCGACCCCGGGGAAAGTGGCCTGCGATGCGT contains:
- the cobA gene encoding uroporphyrinogen-III C-methyltransferase translates to MTGFVSFVSSGPGDPELLTLKAVDRLGRADAVLFDDLSSGPILAHARPEADLVGVGKRAGRASPKQDHVSRLLVDYARTGGRVVRLKSGDAGLFGRLEEEIEALEAAGIGYEIVPGVPSACAAAAAAGIPLTRRLTARRVQFLTGADVTGGLPQQNLAALADPAATTVVFMGKRTFPTLAAALFAAGLPETTPALLAEGVSTPAQRIWRGTLGTLVEEVARAGEAPALILYGPLADAEEER